From the genome of Pseudoliparis swirei isolate HS2019 ecotype Mariana Trench chromosome 1, NWPU_hadal_v1, whole genome shotgun sequence:
GGTGACGTAGTTCACGATGTCTTCGTGCACGATGCTCAGCTGGCCCGTGTAGGCCGAGCTCAGGACGCTCTCGAAGGCCACCGGGTCCATGACCGAGGGGAGGGACACGGTCGTGACGTTCTTCAGCAACACCTGTCGAGAAAACGCGGGGACGACACGGTGAGATTTTTCTCTTTTACGTTAGCGCCGAGTGAAACCTTGTCGTAAACCAATAAATCTGATCCGCACCGGCCCACCTGGTCGTGAAAGTAAGGCGAGGAGGCAGCGAGCACACAGCGGTGGGCCCGGAACACCTGGCCTTGCACCTGGATGGAGAGGTCACACAGCCGGCCCTCCTCCCGCTGCCGGTTCAGGTTGTCCAGGACGGCGGCGCGGGCGCCGGGGAAGCACACCTGCACCGTCAAaccggcggcagcagcagcactgcagGTCGCATCCATGGTCCCACGAAACTAAAGAGAAGAATAAAACATTACAAATGGATCTTTTCTAATATTTTGTCTCAAACCAGGAGAGTCACATATTGTCGTTTTTAGGTTCCCTTTGCTGCCGCTACACTTCACTTTCCTTGAGGTGGAACATTTAAGATAAGAGAGATAAGATATtgctttattagtcccacagtgggtgcacattagagcagtagtaaaaatagaaataaaataaaaaataaaataacaatattaaatgtacagaggaatacaatatatatatatctatatatacaagGTCGTGATTAAAGCGTATTGTCTGCAGGTTAAAGTTCCAGAGTTATTTTAGGGATCGTCTCCCGTGTATCAAGGACAGTTTAAATCACAGTACGTGTGGATGACTTTAATGAATAATTTATAATACATACCGAGCTGTGCTCATAAAACATTTACTCTACTCCATGCACACTGAACGTCTCACTGAGGACAGACCAAATGGAAAACAATAGCAGCAACTTATTTCCTGAGTTAAGTAAGTTAATCAATGAGTTCATTAACTGAATGTTCTTCTGAAACAACTTTAGTAATCGAATAATTACATTATaaagcaaaaacaaaagaaacggaGGGATTTTCTCATGAAAGTGTGCCGAGTCTTTTTGGGGAGGTTTAAATTGTTATTTGGAGAAataaatttttatttaattgcttGTTTTCCAACAAGAGCAGTAAATCCTCACAGCAGTGAAGCTGGAAAACACCACTCAAAAATACATCCATCTTCCTTTAACATACAGTTATCTTACATTACTAAAGCGTTGCCTGCCAATCGACCACAGATAACGTTTAATACAACTGATCGATTGATCTTCCAGCCCCATCCTCAGGTTGAAGTGGCCAGACTGTCAATAAATATATCGATTTGTGATGAGTTTCTACCTGATGACCTAACGTTAGCTCGTTAAGACCAACACGGCCTTAAAATCACGATTAACATGAAGGCTGGAGTGTGACGgtagccggtgttacggtttaagaagcgaccgtgttaactggagaCTTTGAACGGAACGCGTCCGTCGTTGTCGTAGTTAGACAGCTGTTGAAGATAGGAAGAGAACGCGAAGctgccctcgtgaatgccgcattgttaaatgtgtatagtatatattatcaTGTATAGTGTTTGACAATGTATTACACAATTAAACTAAgaggcattcacgaggacagccaTGCGTTTTCTCTATCCTATTTTTCGAACGGCCGTCGTAACTACgacaacggacgcgttcggatgaaaagtcgccagttaacacggtcgcctgtTCAACCGCAACACGGGGTTAGCTCACACGCTAGCCAGCTAGCCGTTACCGTTAGCTCGGTTACTTTACCTTCGGCGTGTCGGTGTCTCGAGCTCTTTGTTTTACTTTCACAGAGAGCGTCGCCGGCTACGTGCAGCACCACATTGTCCTTCGTGAATCCCAGATGCAACGTCCCGTTGCCGTCGCTCGTTCGTGTGAGACACGGAGACAGCAGCGGGCTCGTGAGCGGCAGCCTGCCCGGAGGCGTAGCTGGCGCGAGCTGGTCCACCAAAGAGCATCGCCGATGCTCACGCGCGACGTGAAGTGGACTGATTGTCAAATGACGTCACACGAGCCAGCAGCTTAACCAGCTGCGATATTATCTAACTATGACTGTTATTGTTGAACTAGTTATTATATGTGTGGGCAGTTAGTGTCAGTTACTAACTGACACGGACTTGTTAGGTACTCCTGACAGAGTGACGTCATTATTAGCAAAACGGACTAACCCCGCCCCCGCTGAagctctcttaaagggccagtacgcCCTAATATCAACTGCCCGGGACAGTTAAAGCCCTTTGTTGCTTATTTAAACGCGCTGTAAACGCTGCGCGAGGCCCCCGCAGTGGCCCCTCGCACACAGCTGCGCTTGTTTCAGTGTAAAAAACAACTCCCATTGCAGAAGCCAAACAgtcgtcacacacacgcacgtccGTTTGGTCTCTCCGGTCTTTTACCGCAGTGCATCTGCAGTTTCCTGTGATGTGGCGcaggaggaaaacacacacacacgcgcacgcacacacgcgcacacaggcGCACGGTTAACAGGGACAGGACGGATCTGATAGATTAGCTTTTATTATTTTCGGGGAGGAGGGCTAGGCGTCTCAGGCAGTTTCACCTGCAATGCCAGGACGAGCGACGCGTCTCCTCTCCGAGCGCGGGGCTCATTGAACAGCCGGTCATTCATCTTTGCATCATTCAGCTGTCATCACAGGGGAGGACGGGATTTGTATCTtcatccctcttcttcctcttttttttctactcCGAGGTGATCCGGACTGAGGATAAGATCTGCCCATCACACCGATCTGTGTGTGATCGGCCTATCGGTAGCATCCAACCTGCACAAGGTATATATCCATTCCTGATTCCGGAGCATGCTAATTCATTATATATGCACTGAGTTGTGTAAGTGTATTGCAGATGACCGGTCAGCAGCCTGCGCGCTGCACATTATATAACACACCTATAACCTTTGTGTATAGCCTGTTATATTATCAACACAGGAGAGGCAGCGCATGGGGCCCCAGGCAGGTCTAATGGCTGCTCGGTCTAAGACCTCAGGGGAAGAACTCACATCTCTATCATCACATTTAAGGGTGAACACTGTGAATCAGGTATCTGGATTGTTTCATCTGCTGCTGGATAATTAAAAGCAGAGGAAGAAGCCACCCCTGGAATGCACCATAGAGATATACATCAGGGGGTGGCTATAAAAAGCATAAATAATTTGTGTCCAGAGAAATAATTCTGTTGTTGGCTtgagggccccccccccccccctataggCCTGTGTACACTGTACAATGCATGTTTAGCTGATGCTtcatgcactcaaaaaaacgattcaagcccttcttagaggtgacatatttaaatattgtttgagacatttaaataaatcaattacaaaacgaagatatttatattgaatgggtgaaacacaaaatgtatgaatactttcatttattagatttatttaggttacactcacaaaaacgattcaagcccttcttagaggtgacacatttaaatattgtttgatacatttaaataaatcaattacaaaaatagatatttatatttaatgggtgtaacacaaaatgtatgaatactttcatttattagatttatttaggttagatggtgtgcatatcaactcaaaataaatgtgtttcattggggactaccctttgcgcatgcgccttctgaaaatcagttgtttgcatgaggtgaagacactttcagggctgtacggtgatGTAGTCGCTAGCACTGtctcctcacagcaagagggctgtgggttcgattcccagtcggggcgttctttctgtgtggagtttgtatttttttttagttagttaatttatattttgagttggacaaacacaaattaatttaatttaatgaatatcgttattatattttagatgtatttgatacaaatgagttggactaacttaattacattgtattgcactgatgtgctaaatttgagttggagttgcagataattattggatggaaaacctgccaacaatttaattgagttcatccaatgagtcatttctttgagtgtgcagtcttataaaaacagaaaaagacaaacattGCAAACATCTGTTTGACTACGATCCAGATGTCACGACTATCATTTGAAGTTTCAACAACAGTCTTTCTACAGCAGGAGCGCTGTATTGATTTTTGAGGCTCCTCGTCACATAAAACCGCTCCTCCAACATCCGGCTGATATGGCGGCATCGAAGCTCCtgctcctcactctcctctgcAGCATGTTGGGTGAGTTGAGCTCCGACCTCGTGGCCTTTCAGGATGTGTTGCGGCGTCGGGGTCAAGGTAGTGAGTGCTTTTTCCTTGCAGCATCCTGCCGCGGCGCCTGTGCAGAGCCGGACTCTGACACGGAGGCGGTCGTGGGCAAGGGCTTCAAACTGGGCTGCATCTCCTGCAAGAAGAGGAGTGAGGTGGAGGGGACCGCCACGGTCGAATGGCACTTCAGGGGCAAAGGAGAGGAAGACTTCTACCACGTAAGTGTGCAAATCATCCGCCCCGGAGGGGATTCCTGAATGTGGTGCCGGCGTGAAAACAAAGCTGACGCAGCACATTTGTGGAGCACAGGAAGTGTTCGTGCTTTCAAAGGAGTTTAAATCAAGTGTCCTTGAGACACAGGCTTtgtgtatatgcatgcatcTACAGTCCACACCCAAGctgtatgacccccccccccctctctctctctcacacacgcccTCCATCACATCATAGAGCTCAGTGTCGAGGTCATGTTGATGTTCAGAGGCAATCAATCGTGATATGTTGTTACAGAGATGACATGGCCGTGTTGACCTCATTCTCTGTTTGTACCCTATGGTTTaaaccaggcctattcaactcgcggcccgcgggccggatgcggcccgtttgagtttaactacggcccgcaagactgcctgcaaatcagtatagcttggtaagaaaaaataaaactgacggacacgcctcttttatacattgagacatctaacccagagccattgagtttcactgttgcctcaaccaaacctgtatggttacatctttatgttacgcacccgtgttggttgccgttgttacacccctactggttttcaaacctactggtttccctgcgcgtgcgttgtgttctcttaacatctgcagcggggctctgtctcgctcaccagattcgtcacacattcacaaacatattgctggagatcttcaagcctccgttcatatccatttgggcgattacgattgtataagtgagcagtgcatcacagccacggatgaagaaatacattttcgaaaaaataaaaataaaaagatcgcccgacctggtttcgatccctttcacgcaaaatgagtctgcactcaaagacacgcagtctgtgcgctgcgccaccagatattagtttcatcccaagtcatttatatattggcggctgtagctcagtggggtaagagggccgtccttcaaccgtaaggttgtgggttcgatcctcgcttagttgcaagttgaagtgtccttgagcaaggcactgaacccccagttgcttcccgggcgcttcaccgcagcccactgctccttaataactaaggatgggttaaatgcagagaactaatttccccttggggattagtaaaagtgtatattattatattgatccattaagtcacatttcttatgttttcatgggaacagtttggttgaagggatctgaaacaactggttaccttgagcagatatttacactttgaaacatgtttatagtaaTGCTTGtttgcaacacttttgccacacaataccgacgcattttcgtgtgtgactgtttacctgtggaaatatacatgactgtttttaatttttagccattatttgatcaatattctgtgcggccctcacaccccccgtgattttcttattcggcccacttactactgaagttgaatagccctggttTAAactcatatatacacatgtgtcaTCTGGTCTCTCCTAATAtcatcgtatatatatatatatacaccgtatatttaaaaatgaaaaaacagcctatatattatatatataccgtatatttaaaatagataccgtatatttaatatatatatttatatatatatatatattatgtatcttatatatactatatatagtgtatattatatatatatgatatatataaatgtatatactatatatataccgtatatttaaaatatatatatatacgtatatatatatatattatatatactatgaatataccatatacaggactgtctcagaaaattagaatattgtgatgaagttctttattttctgcaatgcaattaaaaaaacaaaaatgtcatgcattctggattcattacaaatcaactgaaatattgcaagccttttattcttttaatattgctgattatggcttacagcttaagaaaactcaaatatcctatctctaaatattagaatatcatgaaaaagtatactagtagggtattaaacaaatcacttgaattgtctaattaactcgaaacacctgcaagggtttcctgagccttgacaaacactcagctgttataaatcttttttttacttggtctgaggaaatattaaaattttatgagataggattttagagttttcttaagctgtaagccataatcagcaatattaaaagaataaaaggcttgcaatatttcagttgatttgtaatgaatccagaatgcatgacatttttgtttttttaattgcattacagaaaataaagaacttcatcacaatattctaattttctgagacagtcctgtatgtcatacatatatatatattatacagtatataccgtattttttatatatatattatatatacatatatatatacagtataaatactgtatatatacagtatatatatatatatggtataaataacttttaaataatgaatacaacaaaagaagaaagtaaggAAATTCAACTGAAAAACTATGATATACTGTATAGTGCATAACAATACCCAGAGGCctcatatgtgtatgtatacatcaCAGCAGCATCTTTGACTGACCCTGATTGTCTCTGTGGCACCAGATCTACACCTACACCGAGCGAGGCCCGACCATCGAGAGCGACAACTTCATGGATCGGGTGGATTGGAACGGAAGTAAGAGGAGCCATGACATCCAAGACGCGTCCATCTACCTGCTCAACGTCACCTACAACGACTCGGGCACCTACCAATGCTTCTTCAACCGCATCCTCTTCTACACCAACTACGAGTACAGCACCGTTGTTACGAAGGTGGTCGAACTCACCGTGGTGGCTAAAGGTATCGGCGCTGTGCGACCGCCTGGTCTGAGATAGGAGAGCAGATTGCATCACAAGCAGGATTTGTGGGCGTGGCCCCCCGATCTCGTCTCTGCACCACGAGCGGGTCACATCCCATCTCCATTGACAGTGATTCAGCTTCTTGGTTATATTGTGTGCTGTTTCCCTATAAAATAATGgttttcaaccttttttgaCTTATATAgaaccccctgtgaaatatttttttcagccgagaaccagtgcaaagcattttgggttgaaaaacatatgtaatacgcagcattttacatataatatatacaattaagttAATGAACTTACTTatatttttattgaatatttatgaaacaactatttttaaaggctttttttatggatgctaattttaaatatatttaaaacaaatctcacgtacGCCCCtgtagagggccttcacgtcccCCCCAGAGGTCCACGGACCCCCACTTGAGAACCAATGCTATAAAATCACACAGTCAGCACATGTTGTAATAATACATGGCACAATCTTCATTTCCTGCACACGTGGCGAGCCTATAAGACCTCCATTTACAGAGGAAAATCGCAAGAATTCAATGTAAGTGACTCGAAATGTGATCTGTGGAGTTTGAGATCTTAAAGATGAAGCATCGGGATGAAAGGTGACGATGACTCACAGGTAGCCTGAACACAATCCCAGAGGGGGCTCCTGAACAATATGAAATCAGGAAGAATATAATGCAGTGAGTAAGTTTTTTTCAGCCAGACAACAAGAGATCAGCTGTACTCTCTCCAGGGCTTCACTTTGGTTTTTTGGTTGTTTGTCTGATTTCTTGATTCCGTCGTTGTTCATGCGTGCAGCCACCAGAGTGACGGCGTCCATCGTGTCCGAGGTCATGATGTACGTGACCGTCATCGGCCTGCAGGTCTGGCTCCTCATAGAGATGATTTACTGCTACAAGAAAATATCAGCGCACGGGGAAGAAGCGATACGAGAAGCGGCGTaagtgttttgtttctttcttgcGTACGTCTGTGTGCACACAATCAACACAATCAACTCGTTACGTGAAAAAACCTTGTAACTCCAATTATGCAattttacatttattgaagGATTTtacagtgctttaaaaaaaattgaggGATTCTTTCCTTAACTAATACAAATTCCTGAGTGTTCAAGCCAAACACTTGGACACAATTGTTTCGCTTGAAAAGCAGAAACTTTGGAGGTACACGGTTTTTATCCGAATAGCATCGAACCctttcacaagtgtgtgtgtgtgtgtgtgtgtgtgtgtgtgtgtgtgtgtctgtgtgtctgtgtgtctgtgttgttgagTCCAAACAAAGTGCTGGATTCTTAAGGCAAATACCTGCATAAATATTGAAGTCTTACAAACAGAATTCCAGTAACGATAAATcacaacataaacacacatgatTATTGATCAGGCTACCTTAAATTGGGTTGTTAAAGATGTGTAGCTAAGGCCTACTGAGCAGTAGCCTACCGTTTACTGTTAACTGTGTAATGGAAGCACCGTTTCTAAATTACCTCAAATATATCTGAAGCACTTCCATGTTGTTTGTTACGAGCATTTCCGCACGTTTGTGGCTAGCATTTACGCCGCTACTGATATATTGGACGGGCTCAAAGCttgaaacaacaacacaactggAGTATGACCACGAGCATTTGAAACGCCTGCATCCAATTCATTCCAACGTAGCCGCCGTGATTTGTAGATTTACTCTCGGCGCCAAAGGCTGCGCGGACAGAGTCGGAGAGGAAGCTATGCTAGCTCACTAGCTCACTCGTGCTGCATGACTACGCGCACGTTTTCAAAGCCTTCGTGCTTTTAAAATGTCAGTTGCTTACGTCATGGCATCGAGTACACCTCTAGAGGATCATTACTCGCACTCACGCAACAGCGATGTGGTTATTTTACTGCCTTTCTGTAACTTTTTTTGACGAGAACCAGCGCGATGCTAACTTCCTGTAGCACTCTAGCTCCACTTTTCTTTACCCTTCAGCCTGTCTGCTCCACCAAAGTCGAGATGGTTTGTGGTTTTGAGGAGTCGACGGTACAAATATGTCTCTTGAGTACGAGTTAATTTAATGTCCTGTTAGCTCGTCGGTTACCCAGGTAACCGACAACTTGCTTAACTGACAGTTAGCAAGCTTTTTGGAGGGAacacttttttctctcccttcagTGAATGTAAgaatgaaatacaaaataataatagaaaattAAAAAGAAGCTTGACGAGTAATTGTGAGGGACTAGCAGTAGTGACTTAGCCTCCTAGCTTATTAGCAGTTAGCGCACCTCAAGCGGTAAGTATTCGCTACATCACCACGCTTCAACGGAAACATCTGTTTCTGGTGCGACTCGGCCGTTACTCTAAAAAACAACTTTATAAATCACTTGCATGTTAGAAATGACAATAATTTAGCTTTGAAAAGTGTGTATTTCTCCATGAATGCTGCTATATGTTATTCATGCTGTATTGCTGTGACGTCACacctttcattttaaaatgtttacttgGTTACGTCCTCTCTTTGGTTCATATtactctcctcttctctatACCCGTCCTCTTACAGCACTTATTTAGAAGATTATCAATGTTTCCATTTAGTTTGTGCCttttcacttgtgtgtgtctctttgtctctgtctgtttgtcaTGTTTCCGTCTTGTCCGTCCCATCCTGTCATCCTCCTCTCTAGTAAAAACCAAAACCTTCCACCTGTAAgtccaaaaaaaaggaacagaAATCTGTCATAGCtgtgatgtgtttttgtgtttttgcatttttaacCCATTTTACTGTGCTCAAATTAGACGTTTGTCATCGTTTCACAACGTCATTtcgtttctctttctctcctagAAATGCTGAATATTTAGCGATAGCCTCAGAAAGTAAAGACAACTGTGCGGGGGTGCAGGTCGGAGAATAACACAGGTATGTTTGTGAAAGTGCATGCAGCCGGCGTTTGGTTCCCGCTACGCCCGTCTACCTTTCCAGTGTTTTCAGTTTTGTGAATTAAATAATGATGTTGCCTCTTTTAGACGGCACAGACTATCTTGTATTCATTTCTATCAGAAATGTTTGACCATTTTAGGAAGTAAGATAAAAACGTATATTTTGTGCCTAGACTAAAATTAGACGAAGGTTTAGTTTT
Proteins encoded in this window:
- the scn1bb gene encoding sodium channel, voltage-gated, type I, beta b translates to MAASKLLLLTLLCSMLASCRGACAEPDSDTEAVVGKGFKLGCISCKKRSEVEGTATVEWHFRGKGEEDFYHIYTYTERGPTIESDNFMDRVDWNGSKRSHDIQDASIYLLNVTYNDSGTYQCFFNRILFYTNYEYSTVVTKVVELTVVAKATRVTASIVSEVMMYVTVIGLQVWLLIEMIYCYKKISAHGEEAIREAANAEYLAIASESKDNCAGVQVGE